One Heyndrickxia oleronia genomic window, TTTAATAGCCCTCCTTAATGCATTCATAGTTAACTAGAGGTATATCATGGGTGTAGTTGTTAAACTTGAATTAAAAATGGCAACGCTTACAATAATCCTACTAGTTTAACAGTATTTTTTCAATTGCATTTATCAAAAAATTTAAAATATATTTCTACAAATTATTCATCCAGGCGACAAAAGGAAGTAGAAAAATGTAGATTTATAGATATAAAATTCACATAATTCTATCTTTTTATTTATAATATCACATATTATAATGGTAATAGTAAAAAAGTTCCGATGTCTAATTTGAAAAATGCATATAAAAATGAGGGGATTATATGTTCAATGAGAGGATGGCGCTTAAACTTCGGCTTGAGCAATTAGAAAATACGGAAATACGCTTATTAAAAGAGTTACGTGAGGAACGTGAGCGTTTATTTACAAAATTACGAGAGTTGGATGAAAAAGATAGATTAGAGACGAATAATTACGAAGAAATAATACAGATTAAATCAATGGATTTACCACAATCGAAAGGAGAAAGGAAAGAAATATCCCATATGGACAGCCCACCATTGAAAATAAGAAAGGCACGTCCTTCTAGGAGAAGTAAAACGAGTAAAATGTGTGAGGTTGCCATTCAAATATTAAAAGAAGAAACTGAACCAATTAGAGGTACAGATTTACAAAAGAAAATTGAGGAAAAGTCAGGATTAAAAATTGCGAACATGACTACCTTTATGAAGGTAGTAGAAAAGGTCGACATAAATATTCAAAAACCGAATCGGGGATTGTATTTGTATGTTAACAATGGACAAAAAGCACCTGTTCCTAATTAGAACAGGTGCCTTTCTTATTTTCCCTTTTTAGGTTGTTTTTGTTCTTGTTCTACTGGGTGTGTTTGATAAAAGCGTTTAGACAAATACGTTTGTCCAATTAAGAATGCACCACCAACAGCCCAGTAAAGTGGAAGTGCTGCAGGAGCACTGAAAGAAATGATTAAAATCATAATAGGTGAAATCAGACCAAATATTTTCATTTGCTTTTGTTGATCTTCACTCATACCAATTAGTGAAACTTTTGACTGGAAATAATAAATGATCCCAGCAATAATCGCCATTGGAATGTCTACATGACCTAAATCAAACCAAAGGAATGAATGTGTAGCGATTTCTTTTGAACCTCTAATCGCATAATAGAAGGCCATTAAGATAGGCATTTGAATAATTAAAGGTAAGCATCCCATATTTAAAGGATTTACATCATGTTTTTTGTAAAGCCCCATCATTTCTTGTTGATATTTCATTTGTTCTTCTTTTGTTTTTGCTTGTTTCATTTTTGTTTGAATTGCTGTCATTTCAGGTTTTAATTTTTCCATTTTAACCTTCATGATTTGTTGTTTTTTAAACGTTTTCATCATAAAAGGCATGAGGATTAAACGAATTAGAATCGTAATAAGAATAATCGCAACTCCATAGTTACCACCGAATAGATCAGCAGTAAAATGTATGACCTTTGAAAAAGGCTCAACAAAATAGTCATTAAAAAAACCAGATTTCTTCGTACCCGGAGCTGTATTTCCACAAGCAGAGAGTAGAAATACCGAACCTATTAATAATATGGTGTATTGTAAAGAACGTTTCATCATATATCCTCCTAGTATAAATTCATGTTAAGAAAAGAGTAACGGATAAATGATGGTCTGGATCCTCATTCGGTGATTCCTTTCTTCTAATACATTTAATTATCCATAAGATAAAGTTATTTTGAATAATTTTACAATCTCTAAGCCATTGTTGTGAACTGGTTATTCTTGTAGCAGTTGCTTCCGTTGTTATACAAGAATAGGGATTTACAATGAAATGATTCCATATATAAGCTAGTCCGATGGTCAGTAAAATACTTACATAGAACGAGCAAATAACAGGATCGTATATGAGATTGAATAAATATTCCATTACCATATATTCACGCACCTTAAACTCCATTCAAAAGCAAAGTATACCTTAAATTTTTTCGTTTTTCAAACACTTTATATAATTTTACCATATGAAACATGATCAGTAATTATTTATTTTGATTTCCTTTTTAGATTTTGCAATTATAGAATGATTAACCTAAAATACAATTGTAGGAATATAATTTCCCTAGTATGCAAGATATAGAAAGGAATTGCAATATGTTTGATAAAATGATCTCATTACCTGATGAAATAAAAGATAGATTAAATAAAAGAAAAGACTATTTTAAAGCAAATGATGAAAATAAGCTTATCGAACAAGAAGGATATATCCCTTCTAATGATTCTATTTTAATGGATGCACTCGTCGCGATTCTACTCGGAAAAAATATACTATTGAAAGGCCCAACGGGTTCTGGGAAAACAAAGCTAGCCGAAACACTCTCTTTGCTCCTTGGACAACCTATGAAAAGTATTAACTGTTCCGTAGATTTAGATGCAGAAGGTCTCTTAGGTTTTAAAACAATCGGTCAGGAAAATGGACAAAACATAATAAAGTTTGTATCTGGTCCCGTTATAGAGGCCATGAAAAAAGGATATTTACTATATATAGATGAAATTAATATGGCAAAGCCAGAAACATTGCCTATTTTGAATGGAGTACTTGATTATCGCAGAACGATTGCCAATCCGTTTACTGGTGAAGTCATTACAGCTGAGAATCATTTTGGTGTTATTGCCGCAATTAATGAAGGATATGTCGGTACAGTTCCTTTAAACGAGGCACTGAAAAATCGCTTTATCGTAATCGATGTTCCTTATATTCAAGGGGAGATTTTGAAAAAGGTATTACATGCACAAAGCCAGTTAAAAGACGAGAAATTAATTAATCGATTTGTACAGTTATCAAGTGATTTAATTGTTCAAGCCGAAATGGGGAAAATTTCTGAAGAAGCAGCCTCGATTAGAGCTCTCATAGATACTTGTGATCTTTCCATTTATTTACCTCCATTAAGGGCCATCCAAAGAGGGATCATAGATAAATTAGAGGATGAACGTGAAAAAGCAGCGATTCGTAATATTGCCGAAACATTGTTTGAATAGGGGGCAATCGCATGCAACGATTTATTCAATTCAATGATGAAAAAATTGATTCAATGATTGTTATGGAATTAGCAGATTTAGTTACTACTTTAACGAAAAACCTTGATTATGAAGTAGAGTTTGGTGTGCATTCTTATTTAGATCGAATGTCAAAAAAAATATATGTACGCCATTTTTGGAACCATCGTCCCAAAAAGATAATGATAAATGGACTAAAGAGTGATGTTTATTTACGAGCGATAGGCAATTATTCGTTTACAAATGAAGAGGATATTTACTACTTACTTCAAAAACTATCTACTACTTCATTAAAAAGTTTTGCAAAGCAATTATTTATGATAACTGAGGATTTGAGACTAGAAGAAATAATTAAACGGAAACGTCCAGGAACTAAATCAGCTTTTAAGGATAGAATATTTGTCTATCGAAAATATTTTGAATCACAATTAAAAGTGAATCTTGTCAAAAGTATTTATACAGATGCTTTGTTTAATAATATTTTTCTCTTATTAACTTCAGATTCGCCGAATGAAAACATACCTAATTACAATGAAGAGATTAATTTGGTGATGCCATACATTAAAAATACAATCACTAGATTCTACGAAACAAAATCAACAAAAGATACCGTAAAGCTTTGTTTAGAATTAACAGAAACATTGGAGGATATTTTAGATCAGGACATGTTAAATGAGTATTTCCATCTTCCTGATAAAAAATATGATGACATTGTTCATGACCCAACTTTTGATGACTTAAAAAGAAAGGATCCCCTTCAAAATAATGATGTATTAGATAAAAAATCAGAAGGGGATGAGGAAGTATTTGAAGAAGAGTTTCGTACATGGCACCGAGAAACAAGTGATTTAAGTAAAAGCTTCTTGCAATTTGATTTGGATCAAGGTTCAGGTACTGATTTATTAGGCGAAGGGGTAAGAGAGGGTGAGGCAGGTGATCAAGCACTTGCTGTTGTTCAAGGTTCAGTACAAAAAACAAATAAAAATGATTATTCAAATTTAGAAGTGCAAGAACATAAGCAAAGAAGCAATCAAGGGATTGAAAAAAATTATGGTAAAGAAAATCGTTTTGCTTATCCTATTTTTTTAAGTCTAGAAAAACCTACGTATGAAGAAGAGAAACAATATCGCGAGTTCAAGTCAACGATCAGTAGTTATCAAAAGAAATTAAAAAAGATTATTGAAAAGACATTGGAACATAAAAAAATAGCACCAAGAACGGATTTACATTTTGGAAGATTACGTAAGAAACTGTTGCCATTTTTCACTGACGAAAATCCGAGACTATTTTATAAGAAACAGGAACCTTCAAGTGAAATTGATGCGGTCTTCTCACTTTTAGTAGATTGTTCCGCTTCTATGTATGACAAAATGGAGCAAACGAAGCTTGGCATTACACTATTTCATGAAGCTTTAAAATCTGTAAATGTTGCACATGAGGTTATTGGATTTTGGGAAGATACGAATGATGCAACAAAGGAAAAGCAGCCAAATTATTTTAAACCTGTCATTGAATTTTCAACATCATTACGAAATCTATCCGGTCCGGAAATTATGCAACTTCAACCAGAGGAAGATAATAGGGATGGCTATGCAATCCGTCTTATGACTGATCGCTTAATGACTAGATTTGAAAATCAAAAGTTCTTATTAGTATTTTCTGATGGGGAGCCGGCAGCGTTTGGATATGAACAAAATGGGATTGTGGACACTCATGAAGCAGTTTTACAAGCAAGGAAAAAGGGAATAGATGTGATTAATATCTTTTTGTCCAATTCAGAAATTGAAGAAAGCCAAAAAAAGATTTTACATGATATATATGGGAATTTCAGTATTTTAGTGTCCAATATTGAAGAATTACCTAATGTATTATTTCCTATACTAAAAAAATTACTTTATAAAAGCATTGCATAATTGTAAATACTTTTAGGTGTTTGAGGGGATTAGGCACCCCTTAAACACCTAATTTGTTGGTTTACCATAAATTTTTTTCAATTTCCCCTTTGAATAAATTAGTGTCAATATTACATTTTTTCGCATCGATCCCATATTGCCATCCAAGTATTTTTGATTCTTTAGGGCCGGTAGGGTTATATTTAGGAGCCTTTTCTTTCGAGGTAATGTTCATATTTGGTGCTGCAGACCAAATGATTGCTTTTTCTTTCACATCGTTTCCTGCTTTATTAAATGCGCTAAATAATTTTTGATTTTTATCAAAAACTCCATAGATTCCAGGAAGATAATCGGATTTATTCAATGTTTCAACCCATCCCTTAATAAAGGCTGAATCAACTGGATAGTTGGGTTCTATGTCAGCAAATAGTAAGGTATCCTTCGGAACTCGCAACTCTTTAGCATATTTAATCGCTTTTTTTGCCTCTTGCTGTCCTGCTTTTTGTGTTGTAGCGTTTGAAAAGTGATTATAAATTAATAGGATTTTTATCTTTTTTTCATGAAGTAGTTTAATTTCTTGTTGGGTTAAACCTGTTGAAACCTCTTCATTGGTTCCAATATATCGACCCCATACTTTTGGTTTTCCAAAATTCTCATTCACACATTTGTACATTTCCTTTGTTGTTTTACTAGCAGAATCCACTCCCCATAAGTATTTTGGAGCATTTTCCTGTTTTTTATTTTCTTGACTGCTTTGATTATCTAATTTTTTCTGATCCTCTTTATTGTAATTATAATATAGAGGGACAAGAATAATTAGGAGAAGTCCAATGAATAGGGGCAGAATGAACTTCCAATTTAAAAATTCATTTTTATTATTCAATTTGTTTCCTCCTTTTTGCTTGTATATCTTATTCGACATCCAAGAGGAGGGTGACAGCTTGAGAGTTGCTTATTTATTAGGACTGTATTTCAATTTGATTACATTTCCTTTAAATTAATGAAAATGTTTCATATTATCTGATAAAATAATTTTGATGAATTTTGTAAAATGGATGTGTCGAAGTTTGAAGAAAATTTGGTTATTTGCTTTTGTGATTGTATTGTCATTTAATTTTTTATATAAAGTACATGCTTCTGAAAAACCAATATTAAATTTAGCAAGTGAATCTGCTGTCTTAGTAGATAGTACAACTGGAAAGGTATTGTATGAAAAAAATGCATTTAAGCGTTTGTATCCAGCCAGTTTAACAAAAATTGCTACCGCTATATATGCCATTGAAAATGGAAATTTGAATGATACGGTGACAATTAGTAAAAATGTTGAAAATACCGATGGTACACGTGTTTATTTAGTAGCAGGTGAAAAAGTAACATTGAAACATTTATTACAGGGTCTCTTAATAAACTCTGGAAATGATGCTGGAGTAGCAATAGCAGAATACATGAATGGAAGTATTCCAAAATTCGCCTCTCAGTTAAATCAGTATCTAGTTGATAAGATTGGTGTTTCAGCCACGAATTTTGTTAATCCACACGGTCTTTTTGATGAAAATCATTATACGACCGCATATGATCTTGCCAAGATTACGAATTATGCAATAAAAAACGATATTTTCAAACAAATTTTCGGTACAAAGGAATTAGAGTGGAATGGTGAAGGATGGCAGACAACTTTATTCACACATCATTTAATTTTAAAAGGTGAAATTGAGTATAAAGAGGTGACAGGCGGTAAAACTGGCTATGTTGATCAATCTGGTCAAACATTAGCTACAACTGCTGAAAATGATAAAATTCATCTGACTGTCATCATTATGAATGCAAAATCCAAAAATGATGCCTATAATGATACAAAAAAACTTCTAGATTATGGTTTTAATCATTTTGAAACATCTACTTTAGCAAAAGGGGTTACATTTAAGGTGGGTGAGGAAATATTTGAAGCTCCAAAAGATATTGAATATACAAAGCCGTTAAATGGAACCGTTTCTGAAGATATTTTAGATGACGGTATGCTTCAAATCTCTGATCGTACGGGGGATACATTAGATACATTAAAGCTAACTCCCATGAAAGTAAAAGCGGCAGAAACTAAATCAGAAGTTACTGAAAAACAAACCACCTCCCCTTCGAAAAATTGGGGCCTTTATGTTGTCATAATTGCCTTTTTGCTTATCTTAACTGTAATAATCAAAAAGATTAATCAAAAAAGAATGTAGAGAAAAAGGTTATAGCTAGAAGGGAATTCTCCTATAGCTATAACCTTTTTTAATGGAGATTTTCATTATAAATGTTCATCCATTTTCCTACCGCGTTTTCTGTAAATGACATAACTTCGGCGTAGGTATTTCAATGGCATACTGAGTGCATGTACTAGACGCGTAAATGGAAATACAGCAAACAATGAAAATGCGGAAATAATATGCATTTTAAACCATAGTGGGACAGTTTCCATTAGTAATGGATTAGGTTGGAAGTAAAAAAGACCTCTAAACCAGGGACTGATTGTTTTACGATAATCAAAGCCCTCTGGTGTAATATTAAATATTGTTGCTGAAAGTCCTGTTAACATAACGATTAACAAAAAAACTAATGCTAAAATGTCACTGACTGAGCTAGTATATCGAATCCTTTTGACGGAAATCCTTCGATAAAACAGAATCACGAGCCCAATTAAAGATATAATTCCAGCAGGAACTCCAAAACCAATAGCAATGTTATGGTACAGGTGCTCACTAATGCCAAGTCCTGTATATACTGGTTCCGGAATAAGAATGCCCATCACATGGCCACCAAAAACAAAAACTAACCCCCAGTGAAAAAAGCTACTTCCGTACGCAAGCTTCTTTTTCTCTAGCATTTCGCTAGATTTCGTTGTCCAACCAAATTGATCATGCTGATAACGAAAAATCACACCACCTATAAATACGATAAGTACAAGATACGGATAGATAACCCATAAAAACTGATGAATCATAGTTTAGGCAGCTCCCCTCAGTCATCTTCAAATTTCTGGATTGAAAGATTAATAATTTTAAATATTAGTTGGTAACCATGTTTTTTTTCAATAAACTGCTTCTCTAGCTGAAGAAAATTAGCTTTAAATTTTTCTATGATCGGCAGGACATAATCATTCTGTGCACATGATAAAAATTCAAGGATAAGAGGCACATAATCCGGTAACTCCTGATCAGTTACAACAAATCCCGCATTACTATATAAATTTTTTAAAGCTAGTAATTCCATTCCTCTTTCACGTTGTTGTCCGTCGTTCCCATGAGTTAAGTAGAAATTAGTGTTTCTCCCAAAATCAATTAAATATACATAGGACTCAATCCACTTTATCGGTTCAATTTGTTCTAACTGACTAAAAAATTGTAGGAATAGCTCTTTTGCATCCTGATGA contains:
- the yidC gene encoding membrane protein insertase YidC; translation: MKRSLQYTILLIGSVFLLSACGNTAPGTKKSGFFNDYFVEPFSKVIHFTADLFGGNYGVAIILITILIRLILMPFMMKTFKKQQIMKVKMEKLKPEMTAIQTKMKQAKTKEEQMKYQQEMMGLYKKHDVNPLNMGCLPLIIQMPILMAFYYAIRGSKEIATHSFLWFDLGHVDIPMAIIAGIIYYFQSKVSLIGMSEDQQKQMKIFGLISPIMILIISFSAPAALPLYWAVGGAFLIGQTYLSKRFYQTHPVEQEQKQPKKGK
- a CDS encoding ATP-binding protein, whose product is MFDKMISLPDEIKDRLNKRKDYFKANDENKLIEQEGYIPSNDSILMDALVAILLGKNILLKGPTGSGKTKLAETLSLLLGQPMKSINCSVDLDAEGLLGFKTIGQENGQNIIKFVSGPVIEAMKKGYLLYIDEINMAKPETLPILNGVLDYRRTIANPFTGEVITAENHFGVIAAINEGYVGTVPLNEALKNRFIVIDVPYIQGEILKKVLHAQSQLKDEKLINRFVQLSSDLIVQAEMGKISEEAASIRALIDTCDLSIYLPPLRAIQRGIIDKLEDEREKAAIRNIAETLFE
- a CDS encoding vWA domain-containing protein encodes the protein MQRFIQFNDEKIDSMIVMELADLVTTLTKNLDYEVEFGVHSYLDRMSKKIYVRHFWNHRPKKIMINGLKSDVYLRAIGNYSFTNEEDIYYLLQKLSTTSLKSFAKQLFMITEDLRLEEIIKRKRPGTKSAFKDRIFVYRKYFESQLKVNLVKSIYTDALFNNIFLLLTSDSPNENIPNYNEEINLVMPYIKNTITRFYETKSTKDTVKLCLELTETLEDILDQDMLNEYFHLPDKKYDDIVHDPTFDDLKRKDPLQNNDVLDKKSEGDEEVFEEEFRTWHRETSDLSKSFLQFDLDQGSGTDLLGEGVREGEAGDQALAVVQGSVQKTNKNDYSNLEVQEHKQRSNQGIEKNYGKENRFAYPIFLSLEKPTYEEEKQYREFKSTISSYQKKLKKIIEKTLEHKKIAPRTDLHFGRLRKKLLPFFTDENPRLFYKKQEPSSEIDAVFSLLVDCSASMYDKMEQTKLGITLFHEALKSVNVAHEVIGFWEDTNDATKEKQPNYFKPVIEFSTSLRNLSGPEIMQLQPEEDNRDGYAIRLMTDRLMTRFENQKFLLVFSDGEPAAFGYEQNGIVDTHEAVLQARKKGIDVINIFLSNSEIEESQKKILHDIYGNFSILVSNIEELPNVLFPILKKLLYKSIA
- a CDS encoding glycoside hydrolase domain-containing protein → MNNKNEFLNWKFILPLFIGLLLIILVPLYYNYNKEDQKKLDNQSSQENKKQENAPKYLWGVDSASKTTKEMYKCVNENFGKPKVWGRYIGTNEEVSTGLTQQEIKLLHEKKIKILLIYNHFSNATTQKAGQQEAKKAIKYAKELRVPKDTLLFADIEPNYPVDSAFIKGWVETLNKSDYLPGIYGVFDKNQKLFSAFNKAGNDVKEKAIIWSAAPNMNITSKEKAPKYNPTGPKESKILGWQYGIDAKKCNIDTNLFKGEIEKNLW
- a CDS encoding D-alanyl-D-alanine carboxypeptidase family protein: MKKIWLFAFVIVLSFNFLYKVHASEKPILNLASESAVLVDSTTGKVLYEKNAFKRLYPASLTKIATAIYAIENGNLNDTVTISKNVENTDGTRVYLVAGEKVTLKHLLQGLLINSGNDAGVAIAEYMNGSIPKFASQLNQYLVDKIGVSATNFVNPHGLFDENHYTTAYDLAKITNYAIKNDIFKQIFGTKELEWNGEGWQTTLFTHHLILKGEIEYKEVTGGKTGYVDQSGQTLATTAENDKIHLTVIIMNAKSKNDAYNDTKKLLDYGFNHFETSTLAKGVTFKVGEEIFEAPKDIEYTKPLNGTVSEDILDDGMLQISDRTGDTLDTLKLTPMKVKAAETKSEVTEKQTTSPSKNWGLYVVIIAFLLILTVIIKKINQKRM
- the narI gene encoding respiratory nitrate reductase subunit gamma; this translates as MIHQFLWVIYPYLVLIVFIGGVIFRYQHDQFGWTTKSSEMLEKKKLAYGSSFFHWGLVFVFGGHVMGILIPEPVYTGLGISEHLYHNIAIGFGVPAGIISLIGLVILFYRRISVKRIRYTSSVSDILALVFLLIVMLTGLSATIFNITPEGFDYRKTISPWFRGLFYFQPNPLLMETVPLWFKMHIISAFSLFAVFPFTRLVHALSMPLKYLRRSYVIYRKRGRKMDEHL
- the narJ gene encoding nitrate reductase molybdenum cofactor assembly chaperone; the protein is MDAQLKKIFHISSFLLTYPDRHWWEGLEDCKNEINTLDDHQDAKELFLQFFSQLEQIEPIKWIESYVYLIDFGRNTNFYLTHGNDGQQRERGMELLALKNLYSNAGFVVTDQELPDYVPLILEFLSCAQNDYVLPIIEKFKANFLQLEKQFIEKKHGYQLIFKIINLSIQKFEDD